A section of the Ciona intestinalis chromosome 4, KH, whole genome shotgun sequence genome encodes:
- the LOC100182708 gene encoding inositol hexakisphosphate and diphosphoinositol-pentakisphosphate kinase 2 isoform X3: MDDSNTPTDDFDSDIDNFNDLQFHQQKQIIVGICAMAKKTKSKPMQEILNRLQLFEYIHINIFDEDDVMNKPVSEWPHCDCLISFQSSETISGFPLKKAVEYTELRQPFLINDLETQFAIQDRREVYNILRKNGIETPRYALCDRSTGKGGNFEEYEDHIVVGNEVFHKPFVEKPIDAEDHNIHIYYPSSAGGGCQKLFRKIGNRSSQYSTQSCVRRTGSYIYEDFMPTDGTDVKVYTVGADYAHAEARKSPALDGKVERDSEGKEVRFPVILSAKEKLIARQVCLAFKQTVCGFDFLRAHGKSFVCDVNGFSFVKNSMKYYDDCAKVLGNIIMRDLAPQFHIPWSITTDAEDIPIVPTTSGSMMELRCVIAIIRHGDRTPKQKMKMEVRHQKFFDLFTKYNGHKTGKLKLKRPKQLQEVLDVARWLLVEPNAILKEKQHKVEQLKSVLEMYGHFSGINRKVQFKYMSSSRNVTSSSEDDQQSYSGPSLLLILKWGGELTPAGRMQAEELGRAFRCMYPGGQVSGEVTGDYAGFPGCGLLRLHSTYRHDLKIYASDEGRVQMTAAAFAKGLLALEGELTPILVQMVKSANMNGLLDNEGDNLSDCQQNLLHRDEDCNDLVGRKQSVVKTKLQELLNKKGAITEEDIKQIAPLPSQSINKAISYLSNPLEKCAQMYKLMKSFTSQLRAKVASVSDKVQLYHNESLEVMLQRWTKLERDFKLKDDTYDISKIPDIYDCIKYDLQHNGALMVEYAELYKISKALADVVIPQEYGMTKSEKLEIALGFCVPLLKKIKVDLQRNLEEDTYRLNPRYSRGVLSPGRHVRTRLYFTSESHIHSLLTALQYGALCDIEIDEQWKRAMEYVDAVSELNYMTQIVIMLYEDPSEPPQSEKRFHIELHFSPGAKGTQPDDSFPQGGGFRPSSRPPSRAHSPHNISPERRVLDEKHNSRLKTQTPDESAATPFTIGDDSDVEDIKEDNDGDDEDDNDVGETSDAVRAFLRKSKPHRSAPPPAVHIKQQEVARKYSGRLHRPSQLYEDVYATNLLRQYGVQGGLGSQSSLFSNRVLAGTSSSVPSLQKGNETTFERKLSATDLTECIDGHSMAPSIRPLETLHNSLSLKQMNDFLDKVVQMENIKHSK; encoded by the exons ATGGATGACAGTAACACCCCAACCGATGACTTTGACTCTGACATTGATAATTTTAATGAT ttaCAGTTTCACCAGCAGAAACAAATCATTGTTGGAATTTGTGCAATGGCcaagaaaacaaaatcaaaaccaATGCAAGAAATATTGAATCGGTTGCAGCTTTTCGAATATATTCATATCAATATATTTGATGAAGATGATGTTATGAATAAACCTGTATCTGAATGGCCACACTGCGACTGCCTTATTTCATTTCAGTCAAGTG AAACCATTTCAGGGTTTCCACTCAAAAAAGCAGTGGAATATACTGAACTGCGTCAGCCATTTTTGATCAATGACTTGGAAACACAGTTTGCGATTCAGGACAGACGagaagtttataatattttgagaAAAAATGGAATTGAAACTCCACGCTATGCACTTTGTGATAGAAGCACTGGAAAAG GCGGCAATTTTGAGGAATATGAAGATCACATTGTAGTTGGGAATGAGGTTTTTCATAAACCATTTGTTGAGAAGCCTATAGATGCTGAAGATCACAACATACATATTTACTATCCTTCCTCTGCTGGTGGTGGATGCCAGAAGCTGTTTCGAAAA ATTGGGAACCGTAGCAGTCAATATTCAACACAAAGTTGCGTAAGACGTACTggttcatatatatatgaagatTTCATGCCAACTGATGGAACAGATGTGAAG GTGTACACAGTAGGGGCTGACTATGCTCACGCTGAAGCTCGTAAATCACCTGCACTTGATGGTAAAGTAGAAAGAGACAGTGAGGGTAAAGAAGTGAGATTCCCTGTCATTTTATCAGCCAAGGAGAAACTTATTGCAAGACAAGTTTGCCTTGCTTTCAAG CAAACAGTTTGTGGGTTTGATTTCCTTCGAGCTCATGGCAAGTCATTTGTATGTGATGTCAATGGCTTCAGTTTTGTAAAGAATTCAATGAAATATTACGACGACTGTGCAAAAGTTTTGGg GAACATTATAATGAGAGACTTGGCACCTCAGTTCCATATACCATGGTCCATTACAACAGATGCTGAAGATATACCAATAGTACCAACCACTTCTGGATCTAT gATGGAATTACGTTGTGTGATAGCAATTATAAGGCACGGAGATCGGACACCAAAACAAAAGATGAAAATGGAAGTTAGACATCAAAA GTTCTTCGACCTTTTCACGAAATACAACGGTCACAAGACAGGAAAATTGAAGTTAAAACGACCAAAGCAACTTCAAGAAGTGTTAGATGTTGCTCGTTGGTTGCTTGTGGAACCAAAtgctattttaaaagaaaaacaacataaagTAGAACAACTTAAAAGTGTTTTGGAAAT GTATGGACACTTCTCTGGCATAAACAGGAAAGTTCAATTCAAGTACATGTCATCAAGTAGAAATGTGACGTCAAGTTCAGAAGATG ACCAGCAGTCATATAGTGGGCCATCTTTACTTCTAATATTAAAATGGGGAGGAGAACTAACACCAGCAGGTCGTATGCAAGCAGAAGAATTAGGTCGAGCATTCCGTTGCATGTATCCTGGTGGACAAG TCAGTGGAGAAGTAACAG GTGATTATGCTGGTTTCCCTGGCTGTGGATTGCTACGTTTACACAGCACATACCGACATGACCTTAAAATATATGCTTCTGATGAAGGCAGGGTGCAAATGACAGCTGCTGCTTTTGCAAAG GGTTTGCTTGCTCTTGAAGGCGAACTTACACCTATCCTTGTGCAGATGGTTAAGAGTGCTAACATGAATGGGTTGTTGGACAATGAAGGCGACAACTTAAGTGACTGCCAACAAAA CCTTCTTCACAGAGATGAGGATTGCAATGATCTGGTTGGACGAAAGCAATCTGT GGTGAAAACCAAACTGCAAGAACTACTGAACAAGAAGGGAGCTATAACGGAAGAAGACATCAAACAG aTTGCCCCCCTACCCTCACAATCTATAAACAAAGCAATCAGCTATCTCTCCAATCCACTGGAGAAATGTGCACAGATGTATAAACTAATGAAGTCATTTACATCACAACTAAGAGCAAAAGTTGCTTCAGTATCtgataaag TTCAACTGTACCACAATGAGTCACTTGAAGTAATGTTGCAACGATGGACAAAACTTGAACGAGATTTCAAACTGAAGGATGATACCTATGACATCAGTAAGATACCTGATATCTATGATTGTATCAA ATATGATCTTCAACATAATGGAGCTCTCATGGTTGAATATGCAGAATTATACAAAATATCCAAAGCATTGGCAGATGTAGTTATACCTCAG GAATACGGGATGACTAAAAGTGAGAAGCTGGAAATTGCTCTTGGATTTTGCGTTCCTCTTCTGAAGAAGATTAAAGTTGATCTTCAGCGAAACCTGGAGGAAGATACTTACAGACTCAACCCTAg ATATTCTCGTGGTGTTTTATCTCCTGGTCGTCATGTGCGTACCAGACTTTACTTTACAAGTGAGAGTCACATCCATTCACTGCTAACTGCATTACAATATGGTGCTCTATGTGAT ATTGAAATAGATGAGCAATGGAAGCGAGCCATGGAATATGTGGACGCTGTGTCCGAACTCAACTATATGACACAG ATCGTGATCATGTTATACGAAGACCCAAGCGAGCCTCCACAATCCGAGAAGAGGTTCCACATCGAGCTTCACTTCAGTCCGGGAGCAAAAGGGACTCAACCGGATGATAGTTTTCCTCAGGGAGGAGGATTTAGACCGAGTTCAAGACCTCCCAGCAGAGCA CACTCCCCACATAACATATCACCAGAACGCAGAGTGTTGGATGAAAAACACAATTCTCGTTTGAAAACTCAGACACCTGACGAA TCTGCTGCTACTCCTTTCACAATTGGAGACGACTCTGATGTTGAAGACATTAAAGAAGACAATGATGGAGATGATGAGGATGATAATGATGTGGGAGAAACATCGGATGCAGTGAGAGCATTCCTAAGGAAGAGCAAACCTCATAGATCAGCTCCTCCACCTGCTGTACATATAAAGCAACAA GAAGTTGCGAGAAAATACAGTGGTCGCCTTCACAGGCCCTCACAATTATATGAAGATGTTTACGCCACTAACTTGCTTAGACAATATGGTGTACAAGGTGGATTAG GTTCTCAAAGCAGTTTGTTCAGTAACAGGGTATTAGCTGGTACCTCATCATCTGTGCCAAGCTTACAGAAAGGAAATGAAACAACCTTTGAACGTAAATTATCAGCTACAGACCTTACTGAAT gCATCGATGGTCACTCGATGGCACCATCTATCCGTCCATTAGAAACGTTACACAATTCTCTTTCCTTGAAACAAATGAACGACTTTTTGGACAAAGTGGTTCAG ATGGAAAATATCAAGCACTCCAAGTGA
- the LOC100182708 gene encoding inositol hexakisphosphate and diphosphoinositol-pentakisphosphate kinase 2 isoform X12, which produces MDDSNTPTDDFDSDIDNFNDLQFHQQKQIIVGICAMAKKTKSKPMQEILNRLQLFEYIHINIFDEDDVMNKPVSEWPHCDCLISFQSSGFPLKKAVEYTELRQPFLINDLETQFAIQDRREVYNILRKNGIETPRYALCDRSTGKGGNFEEYEDHIVVGNEVFHKPFVEKPIDAEDHNIHIYYPSSAGGGCQKLFRKIGNRSSQYSTQSCVRRTGSYIYEDFMPTDGTDVKVYTVGADYAHAEARKSPALDGKVERDSEGKEVRFPVILSAKEKLIARQVCLAFKQTVCGFDFLRAHGKSFVCDVNGFSFVKNSMKYYDDCAKVLGNIIMRDLAPQFHIPWSITTDAEDIPIVPTTSGSMMELRCVIAIIRHGDRTPKQKMKMEVRHQKFFDLFTKYNGHKTGKLKLKRPKQLQEVLDVARWLLVEPNAILKEKQHKVEQLKSVLEMYGHFSGINRKVQFKYMSSSRNVTSSSEDDQQSYSGPSLLLILKWGGELTPAGRMQAEELGRAFRCMYPGGQGDYAGFPGCGLLRLHSTYRHDLKIYASDEGRVQMTAAAFAKGLLALEGELTPILVQMVKSANMNGLLDNEGDNLSDCQQNLLHRDEDCNDLVGRKQSVVKTKLQELLNKKGAITEEDIKQIAPLPSQSINKAISYLSNPLEKCAQMYKLMKSFTSQLRAKVASVSDKVQLYHNESLEVMLQRWTKLERDFKLKDDTYDISKIPDIYDCIKYDLQHNGALMVEYAELYKISKALADVVIPQEYGMTKSEKLEIALGFCVPLLKKIKVDLQRNLEEDTYRLNPRYSRGVLSPGRHVRTRLYFTSESHIHSLLTALQYGALCDIEIDEQWKRAMEYVDAVSELNYMTQIVIMLYEDPSEPPQSEKRFHIELHFSPGAKGTQPDDSFPQGGGFRPSSRPPSRAHSPHNISPERRVLDEKHNSRLKTQTPDESAATPFTIGDDSDVEDIKEDNDGDDEDDNDVGETSDAVRAFLRKSKPHRSAPPPAVHIKQQEVARKYSGRLHRPSQLYEDVYATNLLRQYGVQGGLGSQSSLFSNRVLAGTSSSVPSLQKGNETTFERKLSATDLTECIDGHSMAPSIRPLETLHNSLSLKQMNDFLDKVVQMENIKHSK; this is translated from the exons ATGGATGACAGTAACACCCCAACCGATGACTTTGACTCTGACATTGATAATTTTAATGAT ttaCAGTTTCACCAGCAGAAACAAATCATTGTTGGAATTTGTGCAATGGCcaagaaaacaaaatcaaaaccaATGCAAGAAATATTGAATCGGTTGCAGCTTTTCGAATATATTCATATCAATATATTTGATGAAGATGATGTTATGAATAAACCTGTATCTGAATGGCCACACTGCGACTGCCTTATTTCATTTCAGTCAAGTG GGTTTCCACTCAAAAAAGCAGTGGAATATACTGAACTGCGTCAGCCATTTTTGATCAATGACTTGGAAACACAGTTTGCGATTCAGGACAGACGagaagtttataatattttgagaAAAAATGGAATTGAAACTCCACGCTATGCACTTTGTGATAGAAGCACTGGAAAAG GCGGCAATTTTGAGGAATATGAAGATCACATTGTAGTTGGGAATGAGGTTTTTCATAAACCATTTGTTGAGAAGCCTATAGATGCTGAAGATCACAACATACATATTTACTATCCTTCCTCTGCTGGTGGTGGATGCCAGAAGCTGTTTCGAAAA ATTGGGAACCGTAGCAGTCAATATTCAACACAAAGTTGCGTAAGACGTACTggttcatatatatatgaagatTTCATGCCAACTGATGGAACAGATGTGAAG GTGTACACAGTAGGGGCTGACTATGCTCACGCTGAAGCTCGTAAATCACCTGCACTTGATGGTAAAGTAGAAAGAGACAGTGAGGGTAAAGAAGTGAGATTCCCTGTCATTTTATCAGCCAAGGAGAAACTTATTGCAAGACAAGTTTGCCTTGCTTTCAAG CAAACAGTTTGTGGGTTTGATTTCCTTCGAGCTCATGGCAAGTCATTTGTATGTGATGTCAATGGCTTCAGTTTTGTAAAGAATTCAATGAAATATTACGACGACTGTGCAAAAGTTTTGGg GAACATTATAATGAGAGACTTGGCACCTCAGTTCCATATACCATGGTCCATTACAACAGATGCTGAAGATATACCAATAGTACCAACCACTTCTGGATCTAT gATGGAATTACGTTGTGTGATAGCAATTATAAGGCACGGAGATCGGACACCAAAACAAAAGATGAAAATGGAAGTTAGACATCAAAA GTTCTTCGACCTTTTCACGAAATACAACGGTCACAAGACAGGAAAATTGAAGTTAAAACGACCAAAGCAACTTCAAGAAGTGTTAGATGTTGCTCGTTGGTTGCTTGTGGAACCAAAtgctattttaaaagaaaaacaacataaagTAGAACAACTTAAAAGTGTTTTGGAAAT GTATGGACACTTCTCTGGCATAAACAGGAAAGTTCAATTCAAGTACATGTCATCAAGTAGAAATGTGACGTCAAGTTCAGAAGATG ACCAGCAGTCATATAGTGGGCCATCTTTACTTCTAATATTAAAATGGGGAGGAGAACTAACACCAGCAGGTCGTATGCAAGCAGAAGAATTAGGTCGAGCATTCCGTTGCATGTATCCTGGTGGACAAG GTGATTATGCTGGTTTCCCTGGCTGTGGATTGCTACGTTTACACAGCACATACCGACATGACCTTAAAATATATGCTTCTGATGAAGGCAGGGTGCAAATGACAGCTGCTGCTTTTGCAAAG GGTTTGCTTGCTCTTGAAGGCGAACTTACACCTATCCTTGTGCAGATGGTTAAGAGTGCTAACATGAATGGGTTGTTGGACAATGAAGGCGACAACTTAAGTGACTGCCAACAAAA CCTTCTTCACAGAGATGAGGATTGCAATGATCTGGTTGGACGAAAGCAATCTGT GGTGAAAACCAAACTGCAAGAACTACTGAACAAGAAGGGAGCTATAACGGAAGAAGACATCAAACAG aTTGCCCCCCTACCCTCACAATCTATAAACAAAGCAATCAGCTATCTCTCCAATCCACTGGAGAAATGTGCACAGATGTATAAACTAATGAAGTCATTTACATCACAACTAAGAGCAAAAGTTGCTTCAGTATCtgataaag TTCAACTGTACCACAATGAGTCACTTGAAGTAATGTTGCAACGATGGACAAAACTTGAACGAGATTTCAAACTGAAGGATGATACCTATGACATCAGTAAGATACCTGATATCTATGATTGTATCAA ATATGATCTTCAACATAATGGAGCTCTCATGGTTGAATATGCAGAATTATACAAAATATCCAAAGCATTGGCAGATGTAGTTATACCTCAG GAATACGGGATGACTAAAAGTGAGAAGCTGGAAATTGCTCTTGGATTTTGCGTTCCTCTTCTGAAGAAGATTAAAGTTGATCTTCAGCGAAACCTGGAGGAAGATACTTACAGACTCAACCCTAg ATATTCTCGTGGTGTTTTATCTCCTGGTCGTCATGTGCGTACCAGACTTTACTTTACAAGTGAGAGTCACATCCATTCACTGCTAACTGCATTACAATATGGTGCTCTATGTGAT ATTGAAATAGATGAGCAATGGAAGCGAGCCATGGAATATGTGGACGCTGTGTCCGAACTCAACTATATGACACAG ATCGTGATCATGTTATACGAAGACCCAAGCGAGCCTCCACAATCCGAGAAGAGGTTCCACATCGAGCTTCACTTCAGTCCGGGAGCAAAAGGGACTCAACCGGATGATAGTTTTCCTCAGGGAGGAGGATTTAGACCGAGTTCAAGACCTCCCAGCAGAGCA CACTCCCCACATAACATATCACCAGAACGCAGAGTGTTGGATGAAAAACACAATTCTCGTTTGAAAACTCAGACACCTGACGAA TCTGCTGCTACTCCTTTCACAATTGGAGACGACTCTGATGTTGAAGACATTAAAGAAGACAATGATGGAGATGATGAGGATGATAATGATGTGGGAGAAACATCGGATGCAGTGAGAGCATTCCTAAGGAAGAGCAAACCTCATAGATCAGCTCCTCCACCTGCTGTACATATAAAGCAACAA GAAGTTGCGAGAAAATACAGTGGTCGCCTTCACAGGCCCTCACAATTATATGAAGATGTTTACGCCACTAACTTGCTTAGACAATATGGTGTACAAGGTGGATTAG GTTCTCAAAGCAGTTTGTTCAGTAACAGGGTATTAGCTGGTACCTCATCATCTGTGCCAAGCTTACAGAAAGGAAATGAAACAACCTTTGAACGTAAATTATCAGCTACAGACCTTACTGAAT gCATCGATGGTCACTCGATGGCACCATCTATCCGTCCATTAGAAACGTTACACAATTCTCTTTCCTTGAAACAAATGAACGACTTTTTGGACAAAGTGGTTCAG ATGGAAAATATCAAGCACTCCAAGTGA
- the LOC100182708 gene encoding inositol hexakisphosphate and diphosphoinositol-pentakisphosphate kinase 2 isoform X9, giving the protein MDDSNTPTDDFDSDIDNFNDLQFHQQKQIIVGICAMAKKTKSKPMQEILNRLQLFEYIHINIFDEDDVMNKPVSEWPHCDCLISFQSSETISGFPLKKAVEYTELRQPFLINDLETQFAIQDRREVYNILRKNGIETPRYALCDRSTGKGGNFEEYEDHIVVGNEVFHKPFVEKPIDAEDHNIHIYYPSSAGGGCQKLFRKIGNRSSQYSTQSCVRRTGSYIYEDFMPTDGTDVKVYTVGADYAHAEARKSPALDGKVERDSEGKEVRFPVILSAKEKLIARQVCLAFKQTVCGFDFLRAHGKSFVCDVNGFSFVKNSMKYYDDCAKVLGNIIMRDLAPQFHIPWSITTDAEDIPIVPTTSGSMMELRCVIAIIRHGDRTPKQKMKMEVRHQKFFDLFTKYNGHKTGKLKLKRPKQLQEVLDVARWLLVEPNAILKEKQHKVEQLKSVLEMYGHFSGINRKVQFKYMSSSRNVTSSSEDVSTDQQSYSGPSLLLILKWGGELTPAGRMQAEELGRAFRCMYPGGQGDYAGFPGCGLLRLHSTYRHDLKIYASDEGRVQMTAAAFAKGLLALEGELTPILVQMVKSANMNGLLDNEGDNLSDCQQKVKTKLQELLNKKGAITEEDIKQIAPLPSQSINKAISYLSNPLEKCAQMYKLMKSFTSQLRAKVASVSDKVQLYHNESLEVMLQRWTKLERDFKLKDDTYDISKIPDIYDCIKYDLQHNGALMVEYAELYKISKALADVVIPQEYGMTKSEKLEIALGFCVPLLKKIKVDLQRNLEEDTYRLNPRYSRGVLSPGRHVRTRLYFTSESHIHSLLTALQYGALCDIEIDEQWKRAMEYVDAVSELNYMTQIVIMLYEDPSEPPQSEKRFHIELHFSPGAKGTQPDDSFPQGGGFRPSSRPPSRAHSPHNISPERRVLDEKHNSRLKTQTPDESAATPFTIGDDSDVEDIKEDNDGDDEDDNDVGETSDAVRAFLRKSKPHRSAPPPAVHIKQQEVARKYSGRLHRPSQLYEDVYATNLLRQYGVQGGLGSQSSLFSNRVLAGTSSSVPSLQKGNETTFERKLSATDLTECIDGHSMAPSIRPLETLHNSLSLKQMNDFLDKVVQMENIKHSK; this is encoded by the exons ATGGATGACAGTAACACCCCAACCGATGACTTTGACTCTGACATTGATAATTTTAATGAT ttaCAGTTTCACCAGCAGAAACAAATCATTGTTGGAATTTGTGCAATGGCcaagaaaacaaaatcaaaaccaATGCAAGAAATATTGAATCGGTTGCAGCTTTTCGAATATATTCATATCAATATATTTGATGAAGATGATGTTATGAATAAACCTGTATCTGAATGGCCACACTGCGACTGCCTTATTTCATTTCAGTCAAGTG AAACCATTTCAGGGTTTCCACTCAAAAAAGCAGTGGAATATACTGAACTGCGTCAGCCATTTTTGATCAATGACTTGGAAACACAGTTTGCGATTCAGGACAGACGagaagtttataatattttgagaAAAAATGGAATTGAAACTCCACGCTATGCACTTTGTGATAGAAGCACTGGAAAAG GCGGCAATTTTGAGGAATATGAAGATCACATTGTAGTTGGGAATGAGGTTTTTCATAAACCATTTGTTGAGAAGCCTATAGATGCTGAAGATCACAACATACATATTTACTATCCTTCCTCTGCTGGTGGTGGATGCCAGAAGCTGTTTCGAAAA ATTGGGAACCGTAGCAGTCAATATTCAACACAAAGTTGCGTAAGACGTACTggttcatatatatatgaagatTTCATGCCAACTGATGGAACAGATGTGAAG GTGTACACAGTAGGGGCTGACTATGCTCACGCTGAAGCTCGTAAATCACCTGCACTTGATGGTAAAGTAGAAAGAGACAGTGAGGGTAAAGAAGTGAGATTCCCTGTCATTTTATCAGCCAAGGAGAAACTTATTGCAAGACAAGTTTGCCTTGCTTTCAAG CAAACAGTTTGTGGGTTTGATTTCCTTCGAGCTCATGGCAAGTCATTTGTATGTGATGTCAATGGCTTCAGTTTTGTAAAGAATTCAATGAAATATTACGACGACTGTGCAAAAGTTTTGGg GAACATTATAATGAGAGACTTGGCACCTCAGTTCCATATACCATGGTCCATTACAACAGATGCTGAAGATATACCAATAGTACCAACCACTTCTGGATCTAT gATGGAATTACGTTGTGTGATAGCAATTATAAGGCACGGAGATCGGACACCAAAACAAAAGATGAAAATGGAAGTTAGACATCAAAA GTTCTTCGACCTTTTCACGAAATACAACGGTCACAAGACAGGAAAATTGAAGTTAAAACGACCAAAGCAACTTCAAGAAGTGTTAGATGTTGCTCGTTGGTTGCTTGTGGAACCAAAtgctattttaaaagaaaaacaacataaagTAGAACAACTTAAAAGTGTTTTGGAAAT GTATGGACACTTCTCTGGCATAAACAGGAAAGTTCAATTCAAGTACATGTCATCAAGTAGAAATGTGACGTCAAGTTCAGAAGATG TTTCCACAGACCAGCAGTCATATAGTGGGCCATCTTTACTTCTAATATTAAAATGGGGAGGAGAACTAACACCAGCAGGTCGTATGCAAGCAGAAGAATTAGGTCGAGCATTCCGTTGCATGTATCCTGGTGGACAAG GTGATTATGCTGGTTTCCCTGGCTGTGGATTGCTACGTTTACACAGCACATACCGACATGACCTTAAAATATATGCTTCTGATGAAGGCAGGGTGCAAATGACAGCTGCTGCTTTTGCAAAG GGTTTGCTTGCTCTTGAAGGCGAACTTACACCTATCCTTGTGCAGATGGTTAAGAGTGCTAACATGAATGGGTTGTTGGACAATGAAGGCGACAACTTAAGTGACTGCCAACAAAA GGTGAAAACCAAACTGCAAGAACTACTGAACAAGAAGGGAGCTATAACGGAAGAAGACATCAAACAG aTTGCCCCCCTACCCTCACAATCTATAAACAAAGCAATCAGCTATCTCTCCAATCCACTGGAGAAATGTGCACAGATGTATAAACTAATGAAGTCATTTACATCACAACTAAGAGCAAAAGTTGCTTCAGTATCtgataaag TTCAACTGTACCACAATGAGTCACTTGAAGTAATGTTGCAACGATGGACAAAACTTGAACGAGATTTCAAACTGAAGGATGATACCTATGACATCAGTAAGATACCTGATATCTATGATTGTATCAA ATATGATCTTCAACATAATGGAGCTCTCATGGTTGAATATGCAGAATTATACAAAATATCCAAAGCATTGGCAGATGTAGTTATACCTCAG GAATACGGGATGACTAAAAGTGAGAAGCTGGAAATTGCTCTTGGATTTTGCGTTCCTCTTCTGAAGAAGATTAAAGTTGATCTTCAGCGAAACCTGGAGGAAGATACTTACAGACTCAACCCTAg ATATTCTCGTGGTGTTTTATCTCCTGGTCGTCATGTGCGTACCAGACTTTACTTTACAAGTGAGAGTCACATCCATTCACTGCTAACTGCATTACAATATGGTGCTCTATGTGAT ATTGAAATAGATGAGCAATGGAAGCGAGCCATGGAATATGTGGACGCTGTGTCCGAACTCAACTATATGACACAG ATCGTGATCATGTTATACGAAGACCCAAGCGAGCCTCCACAATCCGAGAAGAGGTTCCACATCGAGCTTCACTTCAGTCCGGGAGCAAAAGGGACTCAACCGGATGATAGTTTTCCTCAGGGAGGAGGATTTAGACCGAGTTCAAGACCTCCCAGCAGAGCA CACTCCCCACATAACATATCACCAGAACGCAGAGTGTTGGATGAAAAACACAATTCTCGTTTGAAAACTCAGACACCTGACGAA TCTGCTGCTACTCCTTTCACAATTGGAGACGACTCTGATGTTGAAGACATTAAAGAAGACAATGATGGAGATGATGAGGATGATAATGATGTGGGAGAAACATCGGATGCAGTGAGAGCATTCCTAAGGAAGAGCAAACCTCATAGATCAGCTCCTCCACCTGCTGTACATATAAAGCAACAA GAAGTTGCGAGAAAATACAGTGGTCGCCTTCACAGGCCCTCACAATTATATGAAGATGTTTACGCCACTAACTTGCTTAGACAATATGGTGTACAAGGTGGATTAG GTTCTCAAAGCAGTTTGTTCAGTAACAGGGTATTAGCTGGTACCTCATCATCTGTGCCAAGCTTACAGAAAGGAAATGAAACAACCTTTGAACGTAAATTATCAGCTACAGACCTTACTGAAT gCATCGATGGTCACTCGATGGCACCATCTATCCGTCCATTAGAAACGTTACACAATTCTCTTTCCTTGAAACAAATGAACGACTTTTTGGACAAAGTGGTTCAG ATGGAAAATATCAAGCACTCCAAGTGA